From Sphingobacterium bambusae:
TTCAGGAGCCCGTAGGGCACCTGAACAGTGCTTAATTGATCACAAAAATTGCGTAATAGCAAGAAATGACGATGTAATAAGCTTAAGTCATCCAAGATTTACACACAGGAATGCAAGAAAACAACGAAGTAACAGCAACAAACAATAGCCTCGACGCGGGCGCATATGAAATCATCCGTAAGCGATTATTAACGCAGAAAGATGAGTTATCGACGCGGTTGCAAACCCTCAACCAGGCTAGAAAAGAGATTTTCAATGCAACCTCGTTTGTATTGAAGGCAAATCAGCGCATCACCACGGACAACAACTGTGTTGCCCGCGGGATCATTGCCTTGGAGAATGTCTGTATCTTTGGATACAATGTTCACTTTGGCCTTCGCTCAGAGATTAAACTGGAAGATGTTTTCAGCATCTACCTCTTCGAGAACAACCAATTTATTCCGCAGACGCTCGATCTTATCCATGATGCGGCCTTTATGGCCGATTACCAGAACCTCTATAAATATTACCGAGATTCCATATTTGCACGCTTTCGCCGTACCGAGAATTACCTGTATATGATTTTCCAAACGAGCAAGAAAGCGACGGATCTCAAAGCTTTCAAGTGGCTCATAAAAGATGGGAAACTGCACTATCAGGATGATCGAAGCATACATGAAGTACGTCTGCCCGACCAGTTTGAATTTGAATGGACAAAAACTGGTCTTGAAGATCGGCGCTTAGGAAAATTTCCCCACGTATCGATCCTAGACAAAGTTTTTATCGAAGCATTGCATGGCGATATCACGTTCAAGGTCGAGGACAACACCGATAGCGGAAAAGGTATTTTCTCAGAAAAAGTTACCAACCTTGATCAGCAGCTCGATGACGCAGAGTACCACTATGCCGATTTAGGCAATCTAATCGCCATACGCATCAAACCTTATCAGGAAGAATTTCGTGCTTACGTTTTTAATCAGCGCACGAAAGAAGTGGTTAACCTCAAATCCCTGAACGACTCCGCGATCCTACTGCCCGATAACCAAGGTATTATCTTCTCCAATGGCTACTATCTTCAGAATGGCACACACAAGCTCTTCGACGGTGGTCTCGAAAACGTCACCTTCCTACGCAAGATAGCATCCCCGAATGGCGAGGATTTCTTATACGTCTTTACGCAAACGGAAAGCAACACCTACATTCTGATGTCCTACAACATCATTCAACAAGCTGTCGAAACACCCATTATCTGTAATGGCTTCACCATATTTCAAGATGGCAGCCTGACCTATTTCCGCACGGAAGCCGAAGCTACTAGGCACCATCAGGTACAAATTTGGGACACCCCCTACATGGCCGTCCTAAAGGAAAACGAAGAAAAGAAAAATGACCCGCTGTACAAAGTCGGCAACAAGCAGATTGTACAGGCGATGGCCGAAGCACAGGAAGTGATCCAATTGCTGTACAAGGAAGATAGCTACGAAGGTCTCTACGAAGACATTCTGAAGAAATCCACCAGCTTACTGGACTCCTACTTTTGGATTGAAGACGAAGCATTAAAAAACCTTGGCCAGCCACTCAAGCAAATTCGAGAGGTAGCCAACACGGCCATCGACGAGTTCGTTAAAGTACAGGCACAACGCAAACATGCCGAAGAACGACTATCAGCGGCAAAAAAGAAGCTGGAAGAACTACAGTTTACGGTCAATAGCACAACAATTACGCAGCTGGATCAGCTGGTCAACCAACTCGCTGATGCACGCCGTAATTTAGGCGAAGTAATCGAACTAAAAAGCGTTCGCTATGTAGATCTTGAGCAGATCGAAAAAATACTGGTTCACCTAAACGATATCATCGAGGAGTTGTCGCAAAAAACCATCTCGTTCCTCTTAAAAGATGATGCTCTCAACAGCTATGAAGCGCGTGTGGTTGAGCAACGTAAATTGGTCGAAGCTATACAGAAAGCCTTTGATGCGAAAGCGATTGAAGAAAACAACTTGGCTATATCGACCGAATTGGAGTTACTGATTGACATCTTGCATAGCCTCAAGATCGATGACGCCACACAAACAACACAAATTGTAGAAAAGATATCGGTTATCTTTGCCTCCCTCAATGAGGTACGCGCCCAACTGACGCGCAAGCTACAGTCCTTGAAGAGCAAGGAAGCTACGGCTGAATTTTCTGCACAGCTCACTTTGCTGGAACAATCGGTAACCAATTATCTGGAACTTTCTTCATCAGCCGAAAAAGTAGAAGAATATTACACCAAAATTTTGGTGCAACTGGAGGAGCTAGAAAGCCGTTTCTCCGAATTTGACGACTTTGCCCTCAAAATTGCCGATAAGCGCGATGAAATCATCAAAGCCTTCAACAGTAAACGCGAACAGCTTATCGAGCAAATCAATAAGCGCAGCATCGCTCTAGAGCAGATTGGCCTTCGTGTGTTAAAAAACATCGAAAACAAATCCAACACCTTCAAAAGTCGGGAAGAGATCTTGAGCTTTTATGCGGCCGACCTGATGATCGATAAGGTGCGCCAACTCGTCGCGGAACTAAAAGGACTGAACGATGTTTCCAAAGCAGAGAATTTGGAAAACCTGCTCAAGAAATCGCAGGAAGATGCGCTACGAACGCTGCGTGACAAGTCAGAGCTCTACGTGGATGGCGAAAACATTATCGCCCTCGGAAAACATAAATTTACGGTCAACAAGCAGTCGCTGAGCCTTACCTTGGTGAGGAGAAATGAAGAGCTTTTCTACCACCTGACGGGAACAAGTTTCTACCAAAAAGTACGAAATGACGAGTTTTTGGCCTACGCAGACATTTGGGACCAAGAGTTGATCTCGGAAAACAAAACCGTTTACCGCGGGGAGTACCTAGCTTACAAAGCATTTTTGGCATCTCAGGAGACATCCGATTTTGATGCGGAAAGCTACATCACCCAAACGGTGGAACAACAGTACTCGGAAAGCTACATGAAAGGCGTGCACAACATCGATGCATTAGCCATCTTTCACGCACTGGAGAAACTGGACAAGAAGCTGGAACTTCTGCGCTATGAGGGTTCCTTACGGGCTTCAGCACAGCTCTTCTACAATCATCTTCCCGAAGAGGAACGATTGCGTCTGGCGCGTTTGATACAGTCTACGCATCGTGTGTTAAAAGCATTTCCTACTTCCACGCACTACCAATCGGCAATTACGGAAATCACGAAACAGTTTCTTGCAAAACCGACACAAACGGGGGGGACGACTGTTGAAGCCTCCGAGCTAGCAACTTATCTTTTTGAGACCTTTACACGGTATGGAAAGTTCGCCCTCGCCGAGCAGGCCGACCACCTTCGCCAGGAATTTTTACGGTTTTTGGGCGAAAAGAAAGCGCAGAAAGATTTTGAAAGCGATGTGCAAAGCAGTCATTTTGACCTTACGGATCGATTCTATTTGGCACTTAACTGGCTACACTCTTATGTTGATCAGCAAAAAAATGCGGAGCAGCTGAAGCATTTGATCTCGGAAACAGCCGCCGCCCTCCTCTTCCCGAACGATAACTATCAGCTTGTTTTCGCGCACGAGGATATACATATAGAAAATCTCAAAGGCAATCATCCCGCCTTAGAGAACGGAAGCTACAGCATCCCCTACCATGACTTTATCAAAAAACTAAGCAAGTTTGCCAAGGAGGATGTACCACGTTATGGAGCTTTCACCAAGCTAAAAGAACAGATCAGCAAGACCTATGAAAAGGAGTTGAAGATCAACGAATTTGAGCCTAAAATCTTAACCTCGTTTGTCCGTAACAAACTGATTAATGAAGTATATTTTCCGCTGATCGGAAACAACTTGGCAAAGCAACTGGGTGCTGCCGGCGACAACAAACGTACCGCACGCATGGGCATGCTCCTATTGATATCGCCCCCGGGGTATGGAAAAACCACACTGATGGAATACCTCGCAAAAACCATGGGCCTGCATTTTGTCAAGGTCAATGGTCCCACAATCGGTCACCATATCACTTCCATTGATCCCGTCGAGGCAAAAACATCGGGCGAACGCGAAGAGCTGAAGAAGGTAAATCTGGCCTTCGAAATGGCAGACAATGTGATGCTGTACCTCGATGACATCCAGCATTTAAGTGCTGAATTCCTTCAAAAGTTCATCTCCCTAGCCGATGGTCAACGTAAGATCGACGGTATCTTTGACGGCGAAAGTAAGACCTACGACCTGCGTGGAAAACGCTTTTGTATCGTCATGGCCGGTAATCCATACACCGAGAGCGGCGCTAAATTTCAGATCCCCGACATGTTGGCCAATCGGGCCGATGTATACAACTTGGGTGATGTGATAGGTGACACCGAGCACCTGTTCAACCTCAGTTTGGTCGAAAATGCAGCTATTGAGAATAGTTATCTCGCGAAAATTGCCGGCAAGTCTTTCCCTGATTTTTACGCGTTAATCAACTTTGTCGAAACTGCTGCCGAGCAGCTTCCAAACCTGGAAGGCAACTACCTTAAACAGGAGATTGACGATTTCATCGCTGTATTAAGGCATGTACTTACTATCCGAGACACGGTGGTCAAGGTGAACCAAAACTACATACGTAGTGCCGCCATGCAGGATAGCTACCGCACGGAACCGCCATTTAAGATGCAGGGGTCGTACAGGAACATGAGCAAGCTAGTTGCACAGGTGGTACCGATGATGAACAGTAAAGAAATTGAACAGGTGATATTGGCACACTATGAGAGTGAATCGCAAACCCTTACTGCCGATACAGAGAGTAACTTGCTTAAACTAAAGCAGCTTGCAGGCTTACAAACTCCAACTGAACAAACACGCTGGGCAGAAATCATCGAGATCTTCCGTAAGAACAATAAGCACGGCGGGCTTGGTAAAGACGAGAAGGTCTTTGCGCAGCTGCTGTCCTTCAACGAGAATCTCGAAGGGATTATAAAGGCTATTCAAAACAAAGATTAAACAACAAAAGGGGCATGCCCCT
This genomic window contains:
- a CDS encoding DNA repair ATPase, encoding MQENNEVTATNNSLDAGAYEIIRKRLLTQKDELSTRLQTLNQARKEIFNATSFVLKANQRITTDNNCVARGIIALENVCIFGYNVHFGLRSEIKLEDVFSIYLFENNQFIPQTLDLIHDAAFMADYQNLYKYYRDSIFARFRRTENYLYMIFQTSKKATDLKAFKWLIKDGKLHYQDDRSIHEVRLPDQFEFEWTKTGLEDRRLGKFPHVSILDKVFIEALHGDITFKVEDNTDSGKGIFSEKVTNLDQQLDDAEYHYADLGNLIAIRIKPYQEEFRAYVFNQRTKEVVNLKSLNDSAILLPDNQGIIFSNGYYLQNGTHKLFDGGLENVTFLRKIASPNGEDFLYVFTQTESNTYILMSYNIIQQAVETPIICNGFTIFQDGSLTYFRTEAEATRHHQVQIWDTPYMAVLKENEEKKNDPLYKVGNKQIVQAMAEAQEVIQLLYKEDSYEGLYEDILKKSTSLLDSYFWIEDEALKNLGQPLKQIREVANTAIDEFVKVQAQRKHAEERLSAAKKKLEELQFTVNSTTITQLDQLVNQLADARRNLGEVIELKSVRYVDLEQIEKILVHLNDIIEELSQKTISFLLKDDALNSYEARVVEQRKLVEAIQKAFDAKAIEENNLAISTELELLIDILHSLKIDDATQTTQIVEKISVIFASLNEVRAQLTRKLQSLKSKEATAEFSAQLTLLEQSVTNYLELSSSAEKVEEYYTKILVQLEELESRFSEFDDFALKIADKRDEIIKAFNSKREQLIEQINKRSIALEQIGLRVLKNIENKSNTFKSREEILSFYAADLMIDKVRQLVAELKGLNDVSKAENLENLLKKSQEDALRTLRDKSELYVDGENIIALGKHKFTVNKQSLSLTLVRRNEELFYHLTGTSFYQKVRNDEFLAYADIWDQELISENKTVYRGEYLAYKAFLASQETSDFDAESYITQTVEQQYSESYMKGVHNIDALAIFHALEKLDKKLELLRYEGSLRASAQLFYNHLPEEERLRLARLIQSTHRVLKAFPTSTHYQSAITEITKQFLAKPTQTGGTTVEASELATYLFETFTRYGKFALAEQADHLRQEFLRFLGEKKAQKDFESDVQSSHFDLTDRFYLALNWLHSYVDQQKNAEQLKHLISETAAALLFPNDNYQLVFAHEDIHIENLKGNHPALENGSYSIPYHDFIKKLSKFAKEDVPRYGAFTKLKEQISKTYEKELKINEFEPKILTSFVRNKLINEVYFPLIGNNLAKQLGAAGDNKRTARMGMLLLISPPGYGKTTLMEYLAKTMGLHFVKVNGPTIGHHITSIDPVEAKTSGEREELKKVNLAFEMADNVMLYLDDIQHLSAEFLQKFISLADGQRKIDGIFDGESKTYDLRGKRFCIVMAGNPYTESGAKFQIPDMLANRADVYNLGDVIGDTEHLFNLSLVENAAIENSYLAKIAGKSFPDFYALINFVETAAEQLPNLEGNYLKQEIDDFIAVLRHVLTIRDTVVKVNQNYIRSAAMQDSYRTEPPFKMQGSYRNMSKLVAQVVPMMNSKEIEQVILAHYESESQTLTADTESNLLKLKQLAGLQTPTEQTRWAEIIEIFRKNNKHGGLGKDEKVFAQLLSFNENLEGIIKAIQNKD